One window of the Candidatus Ryanbacteria bacterium CG10_big_fil_rev_8_21_14_0_10_43_42 genome contains the following:
- a CDS encoding DUF4446 domain-containing protein: MYFIMFPSTDVILFGVIAAFTLVLLMVIYQLWRVEKRFARLMKGGDAKSLDEVIGLMRQEIVEAKKNIQHTYNHLKNVEERVQSGVRKVEMVRFNPFKDAGGDQSFSIALLDEKHKGVVISSLYSREGVRVYAKPVDNGTSTYALSVEEQHVIDNATKQA; this comes from the coding sequence ATGTATTTTATTATGTTTCCATCCACCGATGTTATACTTTTTGGTGTTATTGCGGCATTCACTCTTGTTCTCTTGATGGTTATCTATCAGTTGTGGCGTGTGGAGAAGCGATTTGCCAGGCTCATGAAGGGAGGAGATGCAAAAAGCTTGGATGAAGTAATTGGACTTATGCGTCAAGAAATTGTGGAAGCGAAAAAAAATATACAGCATACCTACAATCATCTAAAAAATGTGGAAGAGCGCGTGCAGAGCGGTGTGCGCAAAGTGGAAATGGTGCGGTTTAACCCGTTTAAAGATGCCGGAGGAGATCAAAGTTTCTCGATAGCTCTTCTTGACGAAAAGCATAAAGGCGTGGTTATATCAAGTCTCTACTCGCGCGAAGGCGTGCGTGTATATGCAAAACCGGTAGACAATGGCACATCTACTTATGCCCTTTCGGTGGAGGAACAGCATGTTATTGATAATGCGACAAAGCAAGCGTAG